The Apium graveolens cultivar Ventura chromosome 11, ASM990537v1, whole genome shotgun sequence genome has a window encoding:
- the LOC141696300 gene encoding uncharacterized protein LOC141696300, translated as MVARIGLGESWIDHIKAHLQTGWLPSDVVEARKLTTCRVTTGVTPFMLAYGVEAVVLVEISHSSPRIQAYNSEENEKGQRLALELIDEVRDQAHAKVVEYQKKPSLYYNLRVKERFFKQGDLVLRKVEALGVGLKGKLAPNWEGP; from the exons atGGTTGCCCGCATTGGACTTGGAGAGTCGTGGATAGATCATATTAAGGCTCATCTACAAACTGGATGGCTTCCTAGTGATGTAGTGGAGGCAAGAAAACT gaccacttgtagagtcacgacagggGTAACACCAtttatgttagcatatggggtGGAAGCGGTCGTTCTTGTGGAAATATCACATTCATCTCCAAGGATTCAAGCTTACAATTCAGAAGAAAATGAGAAAGGGCAGAGACTAGCCTTAGAATTAATAGATGAAGTTCGAGATCAAGCTCATGCTAAGGTCGTAGAATACCAGAAAAAACCTTCCTTATACTACAACCTGAGAGtaaaagaaaggtttttcaagcaaggagatctagtcttaaGAAAGGTTGAAGCATTAGGAGTTGGGCTGAAAGGGAAGCtggccccaaattgggaagggccgtaa